A single region of the Candidatus Reconcilbacillus cellulovorans genome encodes:
- a CDS encoding glycosyl transferase family 2, producing the protein MAVFVLTVAGVVSGFVLFRPKTLPEPAPAARLGKRKWSVIIPARNEEDRLPTLLKSLGSQTFSPHEVIVVDDASEDRTREIAERFGAKVVDNPPLPEGWTGKCWAAWNGYLASTGDVLVFLDADVELAPDALERLAAALEAGGGVVSAVPYHVTAKWHERPALLFNLLGMFAFVSPFEENSPRKGLYGSCIATSRGDYEKVGGHAAVRSEVLEDVALGARYAASGVPVRRFLGWRHVRFRMYPRSLGQAIEGFGKGAALGPSFLGGATLGLSAVWTAGLIVAETAVWWWDRPVGWAAAAGYALYTAQIAYFLKYAGRFGVFVPLVHAVSSLFFLGVMVYSLCQVGLFGRVRWKGRYVRVGGERRG; encoded by the coding sequence GGCGTCGTCTCCGGGTTCGTCCTGTTCCGTCCGAAAACGCTGCCCGAACCGGCGCCGGCGGCTCGGTTGGGAAAGCGGAAATGGTCGGTCATCATCCCGGCGCGCAACGAGGAAGACCGGTTGCCGACGCTTCTGAAGTCGCTCGGTTCGCAAACGTTTTCACCGCACGAAGTGATCGTCGTCGACGACGCGTCGGAAGACCGGACGCGGGAAATCGCGGAGCGGTTCGGCGCGAAAGTCGTCGACAATCCGCCCCTGCCGGAGGGGTGGACGGGCAAGTGCTGGGCGGCGTGGAACGGATACCTCGCCTCGACGGGCGACGTGCTCGTTTTTCTCGACGCCGATGTGGAGCTGGCGCCGGACGCGCTAGAGCGTTTGGCGGCCGCGCTGGAAGCCGGGGGCGGCGTCGTGTCGGCCGTTCCGTACCACGTCACGGCGAAATGGCACGAGCGGCCGGCGCTTCTGTTCAACCTGCTCGGCATGTTTGCGTTCGTGTCGCCGTTTGAGGAAAACAGTCCGCGCAAAGGGCTGTACGGTTCCTGCATCGCGACGTCGCGCGGCGATTATGAAAAAGTCGGCGGGCATGCGGCCGTCCGGTCCGAGGTGCTGGAAGACGTCGCGCTCGGCGCCCGGTACGCGGCGTCCGGCGTCCCGGTCCGCCGGTTTCTCGGCTGGCGCCACGTCCGGTTCCGGATGTACCCGAGGAGCCTCGGCCAGGCGATCGAAGGATTCGGCAAAGGCGCGGCGCTCGGCCCGTCGTTTTTGGGCGGCGCGACGCTCGGCCTGTCGGCGGTCTGGACGGCAGGGCTGATCGTCGCGGAGACGGCGGTCTGGTGGTGGGATCGGCCCGTCGGATGGGCGGCGGCCGCGGGTTATGCGCTGTATACGGCCCAAATCGCCTATTTTTTAAAATACGCCGGGCGGTTCGGCGTTTTCGTGCCGCTCGTGCACGCGGTATCGTCTTTGTTTTTCCTCGGCGTTATGGTTTATTCGCTGTGTCAGGTCGGGCTGTTCGGACGCGTCAGATGGAAAGGCCGATACGTCCGGGTGGGAGGCGAACGGCGCGGATGA